One Cucurbita pepo subsp. pepo cultivar mu-cu-16 chromosome LG09, ASM280686v2, whole genome shotgun sequence DNA window includes the following coding sequences:
- the LOC111802553 gene encoding uncharacterized protein LOC111802553 — MAGRNLAGFEASSFSDMFFGFLDDGEGLSAAGFGSSFESQESETTAFDENDEENENGVSVEESRIFWETQMQILQTMICRTNSLELKIRNATKEAVKEIQENGGACGCGRSVLAMSGCRSCLMREVSGHLRNAGYDSAVCMTKWRSSKHIPSGEHAFLDVVHRSKKGEVRFIIELNLRAEFEMARASDDYNRLVRRLPEIFVGKVEKLHTIIKMLCGGAKKCMKEKKMHLGPWRKQRYMQAKWLSACERTMTMPLLSVGHSSGRLSKPRASMLTVDLLEKLPNRTAVEVV, encoded by the exons ATGGCCGGCCGGAATCTCGCCGGATTTGAGGCTTCGAGTTTCTCCGACATGTTTTTCGGGTTCTTGGACGACGGCGAGGGGCTGTCGGCGGCAGGATTTGGGAGCAGCTTCGAGAGCCAAGAGAGTGAAACGACGGCGTTTGATGAgaatgatgaagaaaatgaaaacggCGTGAGCGTAGAAGAAAGTAGGATTTTCTGGGAGACCCAAATGCAGATCCTACAA ACGATGATATGTCGGACTAATTCTTTGGAATTGAAGATTAGAAACGCTACGAAAGAAGCAGTTAAAGAAATACAGGAAAATGGCGGAGCTTGTGGATGTGGAAGATCGGTTCTCGCAATGTCAGGCTGCCGGAGCTGTTTGATGAGGGAGGTTTCCGGTCACCTTCGAAATGCCGGTTACGATAGCGCCGTTTGCATGACCAAGtggagaagctcaaagcaTATTCCATCCG GAGAACATGCATTTTTGGATGTGGTACACCGTTCAAAGAAAGGGGAGGTTAGATTCATAATAGAGCTAAACTTGAGAGCCGAGTTTGAAATGGCTCGAGCGAGCGATGACTACAACCGCCTCGTACGGCGGCTGCCGGAGATATTCGTCGGAAAAGTGGAGAAACTCCATACTATAATAAAGATGCTATGCGGCGGTGCAAAAAAATgcatgaaggaaaaaaagatgCATTTAGGGCCATGGCGGAAACAGAGATACATGCAAGCTAAATGGCTGAGTGCATGTGAAAGGACCATGACAATGCCTCTTCTTTCTGTTGGGCATTCGTCTGGTCGGCTTTCGAAGCCGAGAGCGTCGATGCTCACCGTTGATTTGCTCGAAAAATTGCCGAATCGGACGGCGGTTGAAGTCGTTTGA
- the LOC111802140 gene encoding L-type lectin-domain containing receptor kinase VII.1-like has protein sequence MAALKLPILLHFFSLLFFSISAVDFVFNGFNSTDLFLYGNATVESPVLALTNQTSFSIGRALYPSKIPTKNSNSSTVFPFSTSFIFAMAPFKDLLPGHGFVFIFVPATGISGTASAQNLGFLNFTLNGNPNNHVFGIEFDVFANPEFNDPDDNHVGINLNSLTSNFTGVAGSWSDGGSFSSFRLNSGGNYQVWVDYSDFEMNVTMAPAGMKKPRRPLITASLNLSEIFLDEMYVGFTSATGQLVQGHNILAWSFSNTNFSLSESLVTIGLPSFLLPKDPFMKSKWFIAAVTVGGFLVLCFIVGTLGILIADHRRRARARAEMEDWEFEYWPHRITYQELESATKGFGEENVIGIGGNGKVHKGVLAGGGLEVAVKRISHENDGMREFISEITSIGRLKHRNLVSLRGWCKKEKGNFLLVYDYMENGSLDKWIFDCDETNMLSYDDRIRILKNVASGVLYLHEGWESKVLHRDIKASNVLLDKDMNGRLGDFGLARVHSHGQVASTTRVVGTMGYIAPELVRSGRASAQSDVFSFGVLILEVMCGRRPIEKGKSLLLDWVRRLDVEGELTAALDGRLKKKGGWNEEEVKRVLHLGLLCAHVNPNARPTMRQIVKILEGKVELDENESINAYLVQRLKSPGMWCDSSVGFGHTLHHPTFEDFLHSSSTSLSWSASIAASAST, from the coding sequence ATGGCGGCTCTGAAACTCCCAAttcttctccacttcttctcccttcttttcttctccatctCCGCCGTCGATTTCGTCTTCAATGGCTTCAATTCCACCGATCTCTTCCTCTACGGCAACGCCACCGTCGAATCCCCTGTTCTTGCTCTCACAAACCAAACCAGTTTCTCAATCGGCCGCGCTCTGTACCCATCCAAAATCCCCACGAAAAACTCCAATTCCTCAACAGTTTTCCCTTTCTCCACTTCTTTCATCTTCGCCATGGCTCCTTTCAAGGATCTCCTCCCCGGTCATGGCTTCGTTTTCATCTTCGTTCCGGCCACCGGAATCTCCGGCACGGCCTCTGCTcagaatttagggtttttgaaCTTCACGCTCAATGGAAACCCTAATAACCATGTTTTTGGAATTGAATTCGATGTGTTTGCTAATCCGGAGTTCAATGATCCCGATGATAATCATGTCGgaattaatttgaattccTTAACCTCTAACTTCACCGGAGTTGCTGGGTCTTGGTCTGACGGCGGCTCGTTCAGTAGTTTCCGGCTTAATAGCGGCGGAAACTACCAAGTCTGGGTTGATTATTCCGATTTTGAGATGAACGTTACGATGGCTCCGGCGGGGATGAAAAAGCCACGGCGGCCGTTGATTACCGCCTCCCTGAATCTCTCGGAGATTTTCTTAGACGAAATGTACGTGGGGTTCACGAGCGCCACCGGCCAGTTAGTTCAAGGCCACAACATCTTAGCTTGGAGTTTTAGCAACACCAATTTTTCATTAAGCGAGAGTTTGGTTACCATTGGATTGCCCTCCTTCCTTCTCCCAAAAGACCCATTTATGAAGTCGAAATGGTTCATCGCCGCCGTGACGGTTGGCGGATTTCTAGTTCTTTGTTTTATCGTTGGGACTTTGGGGATTTTGATCGCCGACCACCGGAGGAGAGCGAGGGCAAGAGCTGAAATGGAGGATTGGGAATTTGAGTATTGGCCGCATCGAATCACATATCAAGAACTTGAATCAGCGACGAAAGGAtttggtgaagaaaatgtGATCGGAATTGGAGGGAACGGGAAAGTTCATAAAGGGGTTTTGGCCGGAGGAGGTTTAGAAGTTGCAGTGAAGCGTATTTCTCATGAAAACGACGGGATGCGAGAGTTCATATCTGAAATCACGAGCATAGGGAGATTGAAGCATAGAAATCTTGTTAGTTTGCGAGGTTGGTGtaagaaagagaagggaaaTTTCTTACTGGTTTACGATTACATGGAAAATGGAAGCTTAGACAAATGGATATTCGATTGCGACGAGACAAACATGTTGAGCTACGATGATCGAATCAGAATATTGAAAAACGTAGCCTCAGGGGTGTTGTATTTACACGAAGGATGGGAATCAAAGGTTCTTCACAGGGACATAAAAGCGAGCAATGTGTTACTAGACAAGGACATGAATGGAAGGCTAGGAGATTTTGGGTTGGCTCGAGTCCACAGCCATGGCCAAGTGGCTAGCACGACTAGGGTTGTTGGGACGATGGGTTACATCGCACCTGAGTTGGTTCGAAGCGGACGAGCCTCAGCTCAATCAGACGTGTTTAGTTTTGGTGTCTTGATTCTAGAAGTGATGTGTGGGAGGAGACCAATTGAGAAAGGAAAGTCACTGTTACTAGATTGGGTTCGACGGTTGGATGTCGAAGGGGAGTTGACTGCAGCACTCGATgggaggttgaagaagaagggcgGGTGGAATGAGGAGGAAGTGAAGAGAGTGCTGCATTTGGGATTGTTGTGTGCACACGTTAACCCGAACGCTCGACCAACGATGAGGCAAATAGTGAAAATTTTGGAAGGGAAGGTCGAGTTGGATGAGAACGAGAGCATAAACGCTTATTTGGTTCAAAGATTGAAATCACCCGGAATGTGGTGTGATTCAAGCGTTGGTTTTGGGCATACATTGCATCATCCAACTTTTGAGGATTTTCTTCACTCTTCTTCAACTTCCCTCTCTTGGTCAGCTTCGATCGCGGCTTCCGCTTCCACGTGA